One Hippoglossus hippoglossus isolate fHipHip1 chromosome 5, fHipHip1.pri, whole genome shotgun sequence genomic window carries:
- the myog gene encoding myogenin: MELFETNPYFFPDQRFYEGGDSYFPSRLPGGYDQAGYQDRNSMMGLCASLSGGVGVGVTGTEDKASPSSMSPHSEAHCPGQCLPWACKLCKRKTVTMDRRRAATMREKRRLKKVNEAFDALKRSTLMNPNQRLPKVEILRSAIQYIERLQALVSSLNQQDTETGQQGLHYRPSTAQARVSSSSEPSSGSTCCSSPEWSSTPEQCTQSYSSEDLLSASDSPEQGNMRALTSIVESISAADAAVAFPVDIPK; encoded by the exons ATGGAGCTTTTCGAGACCAACCCTTATTTTTTCCCTGACCAGCGCTTCTATGAAGGAGGGGACAGCTATTTCCCCTCTCGCTTGCCCGGGGGGTACGACCAAGCCGGCTACCAGGACAGGAACTCCATGATGGGTTTGTGCGCGAGTCTGTCTGGGGGTGTTGGAGTTGGGGTCACAGGAACAGAGGACAAAGCCTCTCCGTCCAGCATGTCACCTCACTCCGAGGCCCACTGCCCAGGCCAGTGCCTCCCTTGGGCCTGTAAGCTTTGCAAAAGAAAGACAGTGACCATGGACCGTCGGAGAGCGGCCACGATGAGGGAGAAGAGGCGCCTGAAGAAGGTGAACGAGGCCTTTGACGCTCTGAAGAGGAGCACCCTGATGAACCCCAACCAGAGGCTGCCCAAGGTGGAGATCTTGCGGAGCGCCATCCAGTATATCGAAAGGCTGCAGGCCCTGGTGTCTTCCCTCAACCAGCAGGACACTGAGACAGGACAGCAGGGACTGCACTACCGACCCAGCACGGCTCAGGCCAGA gtGTCGTCGTCAAGCGAGCCCAGTTCAGGCAGCACCTGCTGCAGTAGCCCGGAGTGGAGCAGCACTCCAGAGCAGTGCACACAGAGCTACAGCAGCGAGG atcTCCTGAGTGCTTCCGACTCTCCAGAGCAGGGGAACATGCGTGCGCTGACCTCCATCGTGGAAAGCATCTCTGCAGCGGATGCAGCCGTGGCCTTTCCTGTGGACATTCCCAAATAG